A region from the Lytechinus variegatus isolate NC3 chromosome 6, Lvar_3.0, whole genome shotgun sequence genome encodes:
- the LOC121417766 gene encoding C4b-binding protein alpha chain-like yields MVNGTLSGFAVEYKDQVTQCNTTGVPEHGSMYPDKPIFDYTDKVYYSCNENYTLVGPSEAVCELGGSWNPPTPPTCNAGCITPVIDNGITIPDTNTVTDGQVITFDCHENFTIGGPSHTTCPDCPLVSESIVNGNIIGEGPPYIHGHQLLYECNANFTIVGPTEITCHDGIWSDAEPTCKAQCWFEEVPNSDSSSDHMLPHAETLRITCDYGYSSGTGQTTDVTCFEGVLSPSEHPQCLAQCNRPTIRASNATSQTPLLHHGDTVTVACDEGYSNGESQSMTYECNEGKLVPPVSFCYEPEPF; encoded by the exons atggtcAATGGAACGTTGAGCGGGTTCGCCGTGGAATATAAAG ATCAAGTGACACAATGCAATACAACGGGTGTGCCAGAGCATGGGAGCATGTATCCAGATAAACCTATTTTTGACTATACCGACAAGGTCTACTACTCTTGTAACGAAAACTACACCCTAGTGGGGCCATCGGAGGCAGTATGTGAGTTAGGAGGGTCGTGGAATCCACCAACACCTCCAACGTGCAATG CGGGCTGTATCACTCCTGTCATTGATAATGGTATCACTATTCCTGATACCAACACCGTTACAGATGGCCAAGTGATTACTTTTGATTGCCACGAAAATTTTACCATAGGAGGACCCTCACATACAACGTGTC CCGACTGTCCATTGGTCAGCGAAAGCATTGTTAACGGAAATATCATTGGAGAAGGTCCACCATATATCCACGGTCATCAACTGCTGTACGAATGCAATGCAAACTTCACCATAGTTGGACCGACTGAAATCACCTGTCATGATGGGATTTGGAGTGACGCCGAACCGACATGCAAAG CCCAGTGCTGGTTCGAAGAAGTTCCGAATTCCGATTCCTCATCGGACCATATGTTGCCTCATGCTGAAACATTGCGGATCACATGCGACTACGGATATTCGAGTGGGACAGGTCAGACAACAGATGTGACTTGCTTTGAAGGCGTATTATCTCCCTCAGAGCACCCTCAATGTTTAG cTCAGTGTAACCGACCAACAATTCGAGCTTCAAACGCGACGTCTCAAACTCCCTTGCTCCATCATGGAGACACTGTCACTGTTGCCTGCGATGAGGGATATTCAAATGGCGAATCACAAAGCATGACGTACGAATGCAATGAGGGAAAGCTTGTGCCACCAGTTTCATTTTGTTACG AACCAGAACCATTCtga